The following proteins are encoded in a genomic region of Galbibacter sp. BG1:
- a CDS encoding RrF2 family transcriptional regulator, with protein MLSKKTKYGLKALTYMAKKESRKPVLISEIAEQENISKKFLEIILLQLKNSGFLSSKKGKGGGYYLIREPEKITVASLIRVLEGPIAMLPCVSLNFYEKCDDCKDEETCSLSKLMIEVRDSTLKVLENKSLADLTESTLPS; from the coding sequence ATGCTTTCAAAAAAGACAAAATACGGACTTAAAGCACTTACTTACATGGCCAAAAAGGAAAGTAGGAAGCCCGTGCTAATTTCCGAAATAGCCGAACAAGAAAACATCTCCAAAAAATTCCTGGAAATTATATTACTTCAACTAAAAAACAGCGGTTTTCTTAGTTCTAAAAAAGGAAAGGGCGGAGGTTACTACTTAATACGGGAGCCAGAAAAAATAACGGTAGCTTCTTTAATTCGTGTATTGGAAGGTCCCATAGCTATGCTGCCCTGCGTAAGTTTAAATTTTTATGAGAAATGCGATGACTGCAAGGACGAAGAAACGTGTTCGTTAAGCAAATTGATGATAGAGGTGAGGGACAGTACGCTAAAAGTCTTGGAAAATAAGTCGCTCGCAGATCTTACAGAATCTACGCTTCCATCTTAA
- a CDS encoding phosphoadenosine phosphosulfate reductase family protein, which produces MDLKEINKQLKGKSPQEIVAWAIEQGDKAVVTTNFRPYEAAILHATTQVKKDIPVVWCDTGYNTNKTYLHAERLIKSLGLNVKLYVPKQTVAHRNMVMGIPSIDDPLHKVFTEQVKLEPFKRAMAENKPDVWFTNLRKGQTAFRDTLDIVTKGEDGVLKVSPFFYYTDEELDVYLEKNNLENEFDYFDPTKVLENRECGLHVS; this is translated from the coding sequence ATGGATTTAAAAGAAATAAATAAACAGCTAAAGGGTAAATCGCCTCAAGAAATTGTAGCTTGGGCTATAGAACAGGGCGATAAAGCCGTGGTTACTACCAACTTTAGACCTTATGAAGCTGCGATTCTGCATGCCACTACTCAAGTTAAAAAGGACATTCCTGTTGTTTGGTGCGATACTGGTTATAACACCAATAAAACCTATTTACATGCCGAAAGGTTGATTAAATCTTTGGGGTTGAATGTAAAACTTTATGTGCCAAAGCAAACAGTGGCCCATAGAAATATGGTCATGGGTATTCCTAGCATAGACGATCCGTTACACAAAGTTTTTACAGAACAGGTAAAGCTAGAGCCTTTTAAAAGAGCAATGGCCGAAAATAAACCAGATGTTTGGTTTACAAACCTTAGAAAAGGTCAGACCGCTTTTCGGGATACCTTGGATATTGTAACCAAAGGGGAAGATGGAGTGTTAAAGGTGAGTCCATTTTTTTATTATACAGATGAGGAATTGGATGTTTATTTGGAAAAAAACAATTTAGAAAATGAGTTTGACTACTTCGACCCGACCAAAGTGTTGGAAAACAGGGAGTGCGGATTGCATGTGAGTTGA
- a CDS encoding dimethylarginine dimethylaminohydrolase family protein, with protein sequence MLKLHVVNETSRLKAVILGTAKSNGPVPTVEEAYDPKSLEHVKAGTYPKEEDMILEMEAFNTVFEKYNVKVYRPEIFQDCNQIFSRDIAFVIDDFLIKSNILPDREVELEAIQYVINQIDPEKVITPPEEVHIEGGDVMLWNDHIFIGTYKGEDYPNYITARTNMHGVNFIKELFPHKIVKEFDLSKSNTVAEDNALHLDCCFQPVGENKGIIHKEGFRNIEDYNYLTNLFGKENLFHISKKEMYHMFSNVFSIAPDVVVSEKNFTRLNNWLREKGFTVEEIPYAEIAKQEGLLRCSTMPLIREA encoded by the coding sequence ATGTTAAAATTGCATGTTGTAAATGAAACCTCCAGACTAAAAGCAGTTATTTTAGGAACTGCAAAAAGTAATGGTCCGGTTCCAACAGTCGAAGAAGCCTACGATCCTAAGTCGTTAGAGCATGTTAAAGCTGGAACCTATCCAAAAGAAGAGGATATGATTTTGGAAATGGAGGCTTTCAACACTGTTTTTGAGAAATACAATGTAAAAGTATACCGACCAGAAATTTTTCAAGATTGCAATCAGATATTTTCTAGGGATATTGCTTTTGTAATAGACGATTTCCTTATTAAGTCCAACATTCTTCCAGATAGGGAAGTGGAGTTGGAGGCCATTCAATATGTAATCAATCAAATCGATCCTGAAAAGGTAATTACACCACCAGAAGAAGTGCATATTGAAGGAGGGGACGTAATGTTGTGGAACGATCATATATTCATTGGTACTTATAAAGGGGAAGATTATCCAAATTATATTACCGCTAGAACCAATATGCATGGGGTAAACTTTATAAAAGAACTTTTTCCGCATAAAATTGTAAAAGAATTTGATCTTAGTAAATCCAATACAGTGGCAGAAGACAATGCGCTGCATTTAGACTGTTGTTTTCAGCCAGTGGGGGAAAATAAGGGGATTATCCATAAAGAAGGTTTCAGAAACATAGAAGATTATAATTATCTCACGAATCTCTTCGGAAAAGAGAACCTATTTCATATCTCTAAAAAGGAGATGTACCATATGTTTAGCAATGTGTTTTCCATTGCGCCAGATGTGGTAGTTTCAGAAAAGAACTTTACTCGTTTAAATAATTGGTTACGCGAGAAAGGTTTTACCGTGGAGGAAATTCCGTATGCAGAAATTGCTAAGCAGGAAGGGCTGTTACGCTGTTCCACTATGCCTTTAATTAGGGAAGCATAA
- the ctlX gene encoding citrulline utilization hydrolase CtlX, protein MRQITNTILMVRPISFRMNEQTAVNNYFQEDLDILNETVNAKAQQEFDAFVDKLKGVGVNVIVVQDTKEPDTPDSIFPNNWISTHEDGTLALYPMFAENRRLERNEGVLNTLEANGFRIDDVMDYTAAEEDEIFLEGTGSIILDRVNKKAYCALSPRADEELFIEFCEDFEYFPVIFTANQSVDGERKPIYHTNVMMCVGDDFTVICLSTIDDKKERKNVINHLKGDGKEIIDISETQMNEFAGNMLQVEGADGKKYLAMSKSAHDSLTDAQKRVIEKYVTIVSSDLETIETCGGGSARCMMTEIFLPKK, encoded by the coding sequence ATGAGACAGATTACCAATACCATTTTAATGGTTCGTCCTATAAGTTTTAGAATGAACGAGCAAACCGCTGTAAACAATTACTTTCAAGAGGATTTAGATATTTTAAATGAAACGGTAAATGCAAAGGCGCAGCAAGAATTTGATGCTTTTGTAGATAAACTGAAAGGGGTAGGCGTAAACGTAATTGTGGTACAAGATACCAAAGAGCCAGACACGCCAGACTCTATTTTTCCTAACAATTGGATCTCAACCCATGAAGATGGTACTTTGGCATTGTATCCTATGTTTGCTGAAAACAGACGTTTGGAAAGAAACGAGGGTGTTCTAAATACCCTAGAGGCAAATGGTTTCCGTATTGATGATGTAATGGATTATACTGCTGCTGAAGAAGATGAAATATTTTTGGAAGGTACGGGCAGTATCATACTGGATAGGGTAAATAAGAAAGCTTATTGTGCACTCTCACCAAGAGCTGACGAGGAGCTGTTTATTGAATTTTGTGAGGATTTTGAATATTTTCCAGTAATTTTCACTGCTAATCAATCGGTGGACGGAGAGCGTAAACCAATTTACCACACCAACGTAATGATGTGTGTTGGTGATGATTTTACAGTAATTTGTCTGAGTACCATCGATGATAAAAAGGAACGAAAAAATGTAATCAATCACCTTAAAGGGGATGGAAAGGAAATTATAGATATTTCTGAAACGCAGATGAATGAATTTGCGGGTAATATGTTGCAGGTTGAGGGAGCCGACGGGAAAAAGTATTTGGCAATGAGCAAATCTGCCCACGATAGTTTAACCGATGCTCAAAAAAGGGTAATTGAAAAATACGTTACCATTGTTTCTTCCGATTTGGAAACCATAGAAACCTGTGGGGGTGGCAGCGCTCGTTGCATGATGACAGAAATTTTTCTACCAAAAAAATAG
- the argS gene encoding arginine--tRNA ligase — protein MDIQEIIISKVKEAVASIFEKELDSVELQATRKEFEGDVTVVVFPMLRVVKGNPQVIGEEIGAYLQANVSEVEKFNVVKGFLNLVISDAFFLNFFSDIYQNTTYGYVAPKDGDKAVMVEYSSPNTNKPLHLGHIRNNLLGYSVAEIIKASGKKVYKTQIINDRGIHICKSMLAWQKFGKGETPESTGLKGDKLVGNYYVAFDKAYKAEIETMVAQGADKETAEKEAPILLEAQEMLRKWEAGDPEVVKLWETMNGWVYEGFEITYKNLGVDFDKLYYESNTYLLGKDVVADGLERGVFYKKEDGSVWIDLTDEGLDEKIVLRADGTAVYMTQDIGTAIQRVKDYPDIGGLVYTVGNEQDYHFKVLFLILKKLGFDWAAHLYHLSYGMVDLPSGKMKSREGTVVDADDLISEMANTAEEISSELGKLDGFNEEEKQELYKTIGLGALKYYILKVDPKKRILFDPMESIDFQGNTGPFIQYTYARIQSILRKADFDYVNADIKSAYTLHEKERTLIKQLQLFPEIVQNAANNFSPAVVANYVYDLVKEFNSFYQNVPILGAEDTSEKTFRVQLAYKVGEVIANALNLMGIKVPERM, from the coding sequence ATGGATATCCAAGAAATTATAATTAGTAAGGTAAAGGAGGCGGTTGCTTCCATTTTTGAGAAAGAATTAGATTCCGTAGAATTGCAAGCAACCCGAAAAGAGTTTGAAGGAGATGTAACGGTGGTGGTGTTCCCTATGCTGCGTGTGGTAAAAGGAAATCCACAGGTGATTGGTGAAGAAATTGGGGCCTATTTACAAGCTAATGTTTCGGAAGTTGAAAAATTTAATGTGGTCAAAGGATTTTTGAATCTGGTAATTTCAGATGCTTTTTTTCTGAATTTCTTTAGTGATATTTATCAAAACACCACTTATGGTTATGTAGCGCCTAAAGACGGGGATAAAGCTGTTATGGTAGAATACTCTTCTCCAAACACCAATAAGCCACTCCATTTGGGGCATATAAGAAATAATTTGTTGGGATATTCGGTTGCTGAAATTATTAAGGCTTCCGGTAAAAAGGTCTATAAAACCCAGATTATAAACGACCGCGGGATCCATATCTGTAAATCGATGTTGGCATGGCAGAAGTTTGGCAAAGGAGAAACACCAGAGTCAACGGGCCTCAAGGGTGATAAGCTGGTAGGGAATTATTATGTGGCTTTCGACAAGGCTTATAAAGCTGAAATCGAAACCATGGTTGCCCAAGGTGCTGATAAGGAAACTGCCGAAAAAGAAGCCCCCATATTGCTAGAAGCTCAAGAGATGCTAAGGAAGTGGGAAGCTGGTGATCCCGAAGTGGTAAAGTTGTGGGAAACCATGAACGGTTGGGTGTATGAAGGTTTTGAAATAACGTACAAAAATTTAGGAGTCGATTTCGATAAACTGTATTACGAAAGCAATACATATCTGTTGGGGAAAGATGTAGTGGCAGATGGTTTGGAACGGGGAGTTTTTTATAAAAAAGAGGACGGCTCCGTTTGGATTGACCTTACCGATGAAGGCCTGGATGAAAAAATCGTATTAAGAGCCGACGGAACCGCAGTTTACATGACGCAAGATATAGGTACGGCCATACAACGCGTTAAAGATTATCCAGATATCGGTGGTTTGGTGTACACGGTAGGGAACGAACAGGATTACCATTTCAAGGTACTTTTTTTAATCTTAAAAAAACTCGGATTCGACTGGGCGGCGCATCTGTATCATTTAAGTTATGGAATGGTAGACTTGCCAAGCGGTAAAATGAAGAGTAGGGAAGGTACAGTGGTAGATGCTGATGATCTTATTAGTGAAATGGCAAATACTGCTGAAGAAATATCTTCGGAGCTTGGAAAGTTGGATGGGTTTAATGAAGAAGAAAAGCAAGAACTTTATAAAACAATAGGTTTAGGGGCCTTAAAATATTACATCTTGAAGGTAGACCCTAAAAAAAGAATTTTATTCGACCCGATGGAATCCATAGATTTTCAAGGGAATACGGGGCCTTTTATCCAGTACACCTATGCTAGAATTCAATCAATTTTAAGAAAGGCAGATTTTGACTATGTAAATGCCGACATAAAGTCTGCTTACACGCTGCATGAAAAAGAAAGAACACTCATAAAACAATTGCAGCTGTTTCCAGAGATTGTTCAAAATGCTGCAAATAATTTTAGTCCCGCAGTGGTTGCCAACTACGTGTATGATTTGGTAAAAGAATTTAATTCTTTTTATCAAAATGTACCTATTTTGGGAGCTGAGGATACCTCAGAAAAAACATTCCGTGTGCAGTTGGCCTACAAAGTTGGTGAGGTTATTGCCAATGCTTTAAACCTTATGGGTATTAAAGTGCCGGAACGAATGTAA
- a CDS encoding nuclear transport factor 2 family protein, which yields MRDLMKDNAVAFYKMAFEGNPRKAVELYVGSKYIQHNPAVEDGKEGFISYFERMHAEYPNKTIDFVRVISEGDLVALHSHQVWPGDDAYVTMDFFRFDVDGKIVEHWDAIQQIPKNSANNNTMI from the coding sequence ATGAGAGATTTGATGAAAGACAATGCTGTTGCTTTTTACAAAATGGCTTTTGAAGGGAATCCTAGAAAAGCTGTCGAATTGTACGTTGGCAGTAAATACATTCAGCATAATCCAGCAGTAGAAGATGGTAAAGAAGGTTTTATTTCTTATTTTGAAAGGATGCATGCAGAATACCCAAATAAAACTATCGATTTTGTTAGGGTGATCTCAGAAGGTGATTTGGTAGCACTACACTCCCATCAGGTTTGGCCTGGGGACGACGCTTATGTTACAATGGATTTCTTCAGGTTTGATGTTGATGGGAAAATTGTTGAGCATTGGGATGCCATTCAGCAAATCCCTAAAAATTCAGCCAATAATAACACCATGATTTAA
- a CDS encoding membrane metalloprotease, whose amino-acid sequence MSRLLRILFLTLLLTFTACSKDDDSEDGGTPIAGNRLSTGDSARDFLSDENFDELVIEVVYVEGYRPTDAALNNLVQFIEERCHKSAGVELNVRSFPSPNIAEFNIQQVDSIEKVMRSQYNLGDKMALYVSFLDGKFEDDSDDSVVLGAAYRNTSFVIFEETLHRFSDGINEPDRFLLESTVFRHEFAHLLGLVNLGTEMQTDHLDTENGSHCNVESCLMNYRVESGINIPGMTSEENIPELDSQCLADLRANGGK is encoded by the coding sequence ATGTCAAGACTACTTAGAATTTTGTTCCTAACCCTACTTTTAACCTTTACTGCCTGTTCTAAAGATGATGATTCTGAAGACGGAGGGACCCCAATTGCTGGAAATCGCCTAAGCACTGGAGATTCGGCGAGAGACTTCCTGTCGGATGAGAATTTTGATGAATTGGTCATAGAAGTTGTATATGTAGAGGGGTATCGCCCTACCGATGCTGCATTGAATAATCTTGTTCAATTCATTGAAGAGCGTTGCCATAAATCCGCAGGGGTGGAATTAAACGTACGTTCTTTTCCGAGTCCGAATATTGCTGAATTTAATATTCAACAGGTGGACAGTATAGAAAAAGTAATGCGCTCCCAGTACAATTTGGGAGATAAAATGGCTCTATATGTTTCTTTTTTAGACGGAAAGTTTGAAGACGATTCAGACGATTCCGTAGTACTTGGTGCTGCCTACAGAAATACTTCTTTCGTGATTTTTGAAGAAACGCTTCACCGTTTTAGCGATGGTATCAACGAGCCGGATAGATTCCTTTTGGAAAGTACAGTTTTTAGACATGAATTTGCGCATCTATTGGGATTGGTGAACCTTGGAACAGAAATGCAAACCGACCATTTAGATACAGAAAACGGCAGCCATTGCAATGTGGAATCTTGTTTGATGAATTATCGAGTGGAATCTGGGATAAACATCCCTGGGATGACTTCAGAAGAAAATATCCCAGAATTAGACAGTCAATGTCTTGCAGATCTTCGTGCAAATGGAGGTAAATAG
- a CDS encoding DUF6686 family protein: MCKHLQILNRSKNGLLIYCKHNNMYQLLFNNLNFNFTEAEFESFHKYLFNLEVDYWEEEYRHSVYEKRIPIPTIQFNLLILLDKQEVKELSALVKLKPHRYQLVPLEDIHYKLFPN; this comes from the coding sequence ATGTGTAAACATCTTCAAATACTTAATAGATCTAAAAACGGGCTTCTTATATATTGCAAACACAACAATATGTATCAGCTTTTATTCAATAACCTCAATTTTAACTTTACAGAAGCAGAATTTGAGAGTTTCCATAAATATCTGTTCAATTTGGAGGTAGATTATTGGGAAGAAGAGTACAGGCATTCGGTGTACGAAAAACGGATTCCCATTCCCACCATTCAATTCAACCTTTTAATCCTTTTGGACAAACAGGAGGTTAAGGAACTTTCGGCTTTGGTAAAACTTAAACCGCATCGCTATCAATTGGTCCCTTTAGAGGACATTCATTATAAACTTTTCCCAAATTAA
- a CDS encoding M14 metallopeptidase family protein yields the protein MKIDIRKLIFLSSFFMGLLTVSAQDFYRDLFEKYDSYKEESITQRRFSYEKISPLIEALKEDSFFEIHQVGTSIKGTPLHLISFGEGEVDVFLWSQMHGDESTATMAIFDIVNFFKSKDFRKEKKVMLSNLRIHFLPMLNPDGAEVFTRRNALGIDINRDALRLQSPEGQTLKKVRDSLDADFGFNLHDQSTYYNAVQTPKPATISYLAPAFNYEKDVNEVRGNAMKLIGYMNGILQKYAPGQVGRYNDDFEPRAFGDNIQKWGTSVVLIESGGYPDDPEKQFIRKLNFVTILSAVHAIATKEFESTPKEEYFKIPENDRKLFDLKLVGVQYQLLGETYTVDLGINNYEVATNTESGYYTRGSVVDMGDLSTYFGYKEFDASTFEVVPPKIYPETLKSIGVLHEKGVNTFLKDGYAFVKVENIPQDKDAMNIPLHVLTKERNTDVNLYVGANPTFFLKKDGALKYLVINGYLVNLENPEKDFENALIYK from the coding sequence ATGAAAATAGACATCAGAAAACTCATTTTTTTAAGCTCATTTTTTATGGGTTTACTAACGGTATCCGCACAAGACTTTTATCGGGATTTATTTGAAAAGTACGACTCTTATAAAGAAGAAAGCATCACCCAGCGTAGATTTTCATATGAAAAGATTTCGCCACTTATCGAGGCTTTAAAAGAAGATTCTTTTTTCGAAATACATCAAGTGGGTACTTCCATTAAAGGTACACCGCTTCATTTAATAAGTTTTGGAGAAGGAGAAGTAGATGTTTTTCTTTGGTCTCAAATGCATGGGGACGAATCTACTGCAACGATGGCAATTTTTGACATTGTTAATTTCTTTAAATCAAAAGATTTCAGAAAAGAGAAAAAAGTTATGCTTTCCAACTTGCGAATTCATTTTCTGCCCATGTTAAATCCCGACGGAGCGGAGGTTTTTACTAGAAGAAACGCCTTGGGAATAGATATTAATAGGGATGCTTTAAGATTGCAATCGCCCGAAGGGCAAACCCTGAAAAAGGTTCGAGACAGTTTGGATGCCGATTTTGGTTTTAATTTGCACGACCAAAGTACTTATTACAACGCTGTGCAAACCCCAAAGCCTGCTACCATTTCTTACTTGGCACCGGCATTTAATTATGAAAAAGATGTAAATGAAGTGCGAGGAAATGCAATGAAATTGATTGGTTATATGAACGGGATTCTTCAAAAATATGCCCCAGGACAAGTAGGAAGGTATAACGACGATTTTGAACCCCGTGCTTTTGGCGATAATATTCAAAAATGGGGGACCAGCGTTGTGCTTATCGAATCTGGTGGGTATCCAGATGACCCAGAAAAGCAATTTATTAGAAAGCTTAATTTTGTTACTATTTTATCTGCGGTGCATGCCATTGCAACCAAAGAATTTGAGAGTACTCCCAAAGAAGAGTATTTCAAGATCCCCGAAAACGATCGTAAGTTGTTCGATTTGAAATTAGTTGGGGTGCAATATCAGCTATTGGGAGAAACATACACGGTAGATTTAGGGATTAACAATTACGAAGTTGCTACCAATACCGAATCAGGCTACTACACCAGGGGAAGTGTAGTTGATATGGGAGATCTTTCTACCTATTTTGGTTATAAAGAATTCGATGCTTCCACTTTTGAAGTTGTTCCGCCAAAAATCTATCCAGAAACCTTAAAGTCCATTGGGGTTTTACACGAGAAAGGAGTAAATACTTTTTTAAAAGACGGATATGCTTTTGTGAAGGTAGAGAATATACCTCAAGATAAAGACGCTATGAATATCCCATTACATGTGTTGACCAAAGAAAGGAATACCGATGTTAATTTATACGTTGGTGCGAACCCAACTTTCTTTTTGAAGAAAGACGGTGCTTTGAAATATCTTGTTATAAATGGTTATTTGGTAAATCTAGAGAACCCAGAAAAGGATTTTGAAAATGCATTGATTTATAAATAG
- a CDS encoding BCCT family transporter, producing MAIFIFSFPEITYSTMETGSLWVRDYFGNYYLYLGLFCVVFLLAIAISPLGKLRLGKNSDRPTYSRWAWISMLYSAGMGAGILLRAVQEPVYMFLNPPIETGADNATIALEYTFYQWGFTAWAFYGLFALVIGHYLFTRNKNTLISSTISHQFKSLKLLKAVDLLVILTTIFGLVGAVGLGTTQINGGINHLLKTNLDLVSTIFLTLLICAFAFISAWKGIDKGIKNISKVNIFITILLLLFVLLQSDIIFILKRFATSTIQYIKDFVPLSLAIGKFDPGKQFLTDWTYYYWAFWLAWAPFTGVFIARISKGRTLREMLLGVMIIPSLGSFLWFTVFGENSFNLIEVWGGYNNEFSNVFTSIFVFLQHYPFQFLVNTTVVLLLIGFLLTSVDSAIFVLSMFSDGGNPEPKKSHRIIWSIIIAVFSIAMLVLGNVKPDIDVLVALQKVLIITSLPFALFIPIMSFFFLKELLQKKP from the coding sequence TTGGCCATCTTTATATTTAGTTTTCCTGAAATAACCTATTCTACTATGGAAACTGGATCGCTTTGGGTACGGGATTATTTCGGAAATTACTATCTATACCTTGGTCTTTTTTGTGTAGTTTTTCTTTTAGCAATTGCCATTTCCCCGCTAGGAAAATTGAGATTGGGTAAAAACTCTGATAGACCAACCTATTCCAGATGGGCTTGGATTTCCATGCTTTACAGCGCAGGAATGGGTGCTGGGATTTTACTTCGTGCCGTACAAGAACCGGTTTATATGTTTTTAAATCCGCCCATAGAAACGGGAGCAGATAACGCAACCATTGCGTTAGAGTACACCTTTTACCAATGGGGATTTACCGCTTGGGCTTTTTACGGACTTTTTGCGTTGGTTATTGGCCATTATTTATTTACCAGAAACAAAAACACACTTATTAGCAGCACTATTTCGCATCAATTTAAAAGCCTAAAGCTTTTAAAGGCTGTAGATCTTTTGGTAATCCTCACCACAATATTCGGTCTAGTAGGGGCTGTAGGCCTTGGCACTACACAAATTAATGGAGGTATCAATCATTTATTAAAAACAAATCTCGACTTGGTTTCTACCATTTTTTTAACCCTTTTAATTTGCGCCTTTGCATTTATTTCCGCTTGGAAGGGCATTGATAAAGGAATAAAAAACATTTCTAAAGTTAATATTTTTATTACTATTTTACTTTTGTTGTTTGTGTTACTGCAGAGTGATATCATCTTTATATTAAAACGATTTGCTACCTCAACTATTCAATATATTAAAGATTTCGTTCCTTTGAGTTTAGCCATCGGAAAATTTGATCCCGGAAAACAGTTCCTTACGGATTGGACTTACTACTACTGGGCATTTTGGCTGGCTTGGGCTCCTTTTACAGGAGTTTTTATTGCTAGAATCTCAAAGGGGCGTACATTAAGGGAAATGCTTCTTGGTGTTATGATTATTCCTTCCCTGGGGTCTTTTTTATGGTTTACAGTATTTGGAGAAAATTCATTTAACCTTATAGAAGTTTGGGGAGGTTATAATAATGAGTTTAGTAATGTTTTTACTTCTATATTTGTTTTCCTTCAGCATTACCCATTTCAATTTTTGGTTAATACAACAGTAGTGCTATTGCTTATTGGTTTTCTATTGACATCGGTAGATTCTGCTATTTTTGTACTGAGTATGTTTAGCGACGGTGGAAATCCAGAACCAAAAAAATCGCATCGCATAATTTGGTCCATTATTATAGCAGTTTTTAGTATTGCCATGCTCGTATTGGGCAATGTAAAACCAGATATAGATGTGTTGGTAGCACTGCAAAAGGTTTTAATAATTACATCCTTGCCTTTTGCATTGTTTATTCCAATAATGAGTTTTTTCTTTTTAAAGGAATTACTTCAAAAGAAGCCGTAA
- a CDS encoding peptidoglycan recognition family protein codes for MKTRAIMVSAIIGAIVASCGPKIIDEPIVFNNERSELTLDYMQEHYNLDVEEPTIIPKMVVVHWTAIPSFQKSLDAFYDVYLPNFRTAISGAGNLNVSSQFLVDQDGTIYRLMPETTMARHVIGLNHCAIGIENVGGPDLPLTDAQLKSNIKLIKYLKKKYPIDYVIGHYEYQLFEGHELWLEQDEGYRTVKTDPNVEFMTSIREALTNLDLKPLPEK; via the coding sequence ATGAAAACAAGAGCGATAATGGTAAGTGCAATTATAGGAGCAATAGTTGCTTCTTGTGGCCCTAAAATAATAGACGAACCTATTGTTTTTAATAATGAAAGATCAGAATTAACGCTAGATTATATGCAGGAGCATTACAATCTAGATGTCGAAGAACCAACTATTATTCCTAAAATGGTAGTTGTGCACTGGACAGCTATTCCTTCTTTTCAAAAGTCCTTGGATGCTTTTTACGATGTGTACCTTCCTAATTTTAGGACGGCTATTTCTGGAGCTGGGAATTTAAATGTGTCTTCCCAATTTCTGGTAGACCAAGATGGTACTATTTATAGATTAATGCCAGAAACTACTATGGCCAGACATGTAATAGGTTTGAACCATTGTGCAATTGGAATTGAAAATGTAGGCGGCCCCGATTTGCCTTTAACCGACGCGCAACTGAAATCGAACATTAAATTGATTAAATATTTAAAGAAAAAATACCCCATAGATTATGTGATTGGGCATTATGAATATCAATTATTTGAGGGGCATGAACTATGGTTGGAGCAGGATGAAGGATACCGAACAGTAAAAACCGATCCGAACGTCGAATTTATGACCTCCATAAGGGAAGCCCTTACCAATTTAGATTTAAAACCTTTACCAGAGAAATAA